In Montipora foliosa isolate CH-2021 chromosome 13, ASM3666993v2, whole genome shotgun sequence, one DNA window encodes the following:
- the LOC137981914 gene encoding fibroblast growth factor receptor-like 1, with protein sequence MKTAPLIILWISCSLRPASLFQMPARIVKAKSDGTKMAQLGKETSLTCVYTGNPAPLVIWTKNGKKLDEKCAYCVHEVKHSYRKSTLRVTPYRDTDFGEYICKARNHLGFGDITIKLEEDKSQNITQCLRDRILANDPRVLLEFLPRCDANGLYHKLQCSIHLDKCWCVDQSGHKIADAFDGHQGKHCSRKRQKGKTEPGPS encoded by the exons ATGAAAACAGCACCTTTGATCATTTTATGGATATCTTGTTCTCTCAGACCAG CTTCTCTATTTCAAATGCCTGCTCGAATAGTCAAGGCAAAGTCAGATGGAACCAAAATGGCTCAGTTAGGGAAAGAAACCAGTTTAACTTGCGTTTACACTGGTAACCCAGCCCCCTTGGTAATTTGGACAAAGAATGGAAAAAAGCTGGATGAAAAATGCGCTTATTGTGTGCACGAAGTGAAGCACTCTTACAGAAAGAGTACGTTACGCGTGACACCTTATCGTGACACTGATTTTGGTGAATACATTTGCAAAGCGAGAAACCATCTGGGATTCGGTGACATCACCATAAAACTTGAAGAGGATAAAAGCCAAA ACATTACTCAATGCTTGCGAGACCGCATCCTGGCAAATGATCCCAGAGTGTTGCTTGAATTTCTACCTCGATGTGACGCAAATGGATTGTATCACAAGCTTCAGTGTTCTATCCATTTGGACAAGTGTTGGTGTGTTGACCAATCAGGGCACAAGATCGCAGACGCTTTTGATGGTCATCAGGGGAAACACTGTAGCCGTAAAAGACAAAAAGGCAAGACTGAACCAGGCCCGTCTTGA